A single genomic interval of uncultured Desulfobacter sp. harbors:
- a CDS encoding HDOD domain-containing protein, whose product MKKVLYRIIVKSLVPDSIEAVAQILEKEFNYTSKNADDFVKSLPRILYESHNGSKFKKALNVLKPANAGLTVQKLIKEENFPFYVDRATHRLILKILNMTLRAGTDASFVYMVAGHENKFGLCGSLIGREEEIEDSFRLSDFIFVIDERSLLFLGFATDNDGLHFLIPKLKKTVLGIMGKDAEIKFGQAVFPKDGYSLPDIMRYLKKNFGMNKKQAKKIDASDPEAVRNENDILPAQVDVPAFESFEQDAVFKDAKGGFFYKLLDLSPETVWAGVKNMTIKDQKRFMLRLPHDSKLVDYLSGKIKSQADVRDLETAREEIVRLAAEMHFEKGVIERQRNRTSVVAMLNRIESLPVIPAVAMQVYQLSIDPESETEDVQKVLSTDPGLAVKILKLVNSPFYGLGRKVDSIREGIVVLGMEEIAQLAFGLSLAGSFSGVGIKGMIDPVSLRRHAVEVALTGRFLCEDLTDDDFKGAFTACVLHDIGKLFLIQNFPELYKRVMLLAGEMQLPVYAAEEDIFGLNHGVVGGIIAKKWNLPDSLVQAISFHHYPPDASEYQELAAIVGFADCLNHMSTADDTPEAVENMVANLMNKGLVDVLQTTLGNISKDMIADKKAQVSRFLHESVTILGSISDE is encoded by the coding sequence ATGAAAAAAGTACTATACAGAATCATCGTAAAAAGTCTTGTTCCGGATAGTATTGAGGCCGTTGCTCAAATCCTGGAAAAGGAATTTAATTACACCTCAAAAAATGCAGATGATTTTGTCAAATCTTTGCCCCGCATACTTTATGAGAGTCATAACGGCAGCAAATTTAAAAAAGCCTTAAACGTTTTAAAACCGGCTAATGCCGGCCTGACTGTTCAAAAACTTATTAAAGAGGAGAACTTTCCTTTTTATGTTGACCGGGCAACGCATCGGTTAATTTTAAAAATTTTGAATATGACATTGAGGGCCGGAACGGATGCTTCGTTTGTTTATATGGTTGCAGGACATGAAAATAAGTTTGGCCTGTGCGGGTCATTAATCGGCAGGGAAGAAGAAATAGAAGATTCCTTTCGTCTCAGCGATTTTATTTTTGTTATTGATGAAAGGTCCCTGTTGTTCTTAGGGTTTGCCACTGATAATGACGGGCTGCATTTTTTAATTCCAAAACTGAAAAAAACGGTACTGGGCATTATGGGAAAGGATGCCGAAATTAAATTTGGCCAAGCTGTGTTTCCCAAAGACGGGTATTCTTTGCCGGATATTATGCGCTACCTAAAGAAAAATTTTGGAATGAATAAAAAACAGGCAAAAAAAATAGACGCATCAGATCCTGAAGCGGTGCGTAACGAAAACGATATCCTGCCGGCACAGGTTGATGTACCTGCTTTTGAATCCTTTGAACAGGATGCGGTTTTTAAGGATGCAAAAGGCGGTTTTTTTTATAAACTGCTGGACCTGTCTCCCGAAACGGTTTGGGCCGGTGTAAAAAATATGACAATCAAGGACCAGAAACGGTTTATGTTAAGGCTTCCCCACGACTCTAAACTGGTTGATTATCTGTCAGGAAAAATTAAAAGTCAGGCAGACGTCCGGGATCTGGAGACTGCCCGGGAAGAAATTGTCCGCCTTGCTGCAGAGATGCACTTTGAAAAGGGCGTGATCGAAAGGCAGCGAAACAGGACCTCGGTTGTAGCGATGCTTAACCGGATAGAGTCACTGCCCGTTATTCCTGCGGTTGCCATGCAGGTGTATCAATTGTCAATTGATCCGGAGTCTGAAACTGAAGATGTTCAAAAAGTCCTTTCCACGGACCCGGGACTTGCCGTAAAAATATTAAAACTTGTGAATTCTCCTTTTTACGGGCTGGGCCGTAAAGTTGATTCCATCAGGGAGGGGATCGTGGTTCTTGGGATGGAGGAAATTGCACAATTGGCATTTGGCCTGAGTCTGGCCGGCTCTTTTTCCGGGGTCGGTATAAAGGGGATGATAGACCCTGTATCGCTGCGACGGCATGCCGTGGAGGTTGCCCTCACAGGCCGTTTTTTGTGTGAAGATCTCACGGATGACGATTTCAAAGGGGCATTTACGGCCTGTGTGCTGCATGATATCGGCAAGCTGTTTTTGATCCAGAATTTCCCGGAATTATATAAACGTGTAATGCTGCTGGCCGGCGAAATGCAGCTGCCCGTATATGCGGCAGAAGAAGATATTTTTGGTTTGAACCACGGCGTTGTGGGGGGCATCATCGCAAAAAAGTGGAATCTGCCGGACTCTTTGGTGCAGGCCATATCGTTTCATCATTACCCGCCGGATGCTTCGGAATACCAGGAACTTGCTGCCATCGTGGGATTTGCAGACTGTCTGAACCATATGAGTACGGCAGACGATACCCCTGAGGCAGTGGAAAATATGGTGGCGAATCTAATGAACAAAGGTCTTGTTGATGTCCTTCAAACTACTCTGGGAAATATTTCAAAAGATATGATTGCCGATAAAAAAGCTCAGGTGAGTCGGTTCCTGCATGAAAGCGTAACAATACTGGGTTCAATATCAGATGAGTAG
- a CDS encoding FecR domain-containing protein encodes MESTSKAKSLLIVLLFLINPILIFAGDSDPKSIVLTIVKKDNLVNICNAYLENPNEWKFVAKFNELENPDLIYPGQTLRIPAKLLKGIPMKGTVTFLKGQVTALMPRNEDWVELKKSDIVIQGTKIRTGKDSAAEITFEDGSCFFLKPETYLDITTARKRDPYYMIRELFVPVGRTLMKIKKSTGQDSRFEIHTPSAISAARGTRFRVSVDTDNITRTEVLEGVVGVKGQGREVLLDQGRGTYVKKGHRPNAPARLLFPPRTTNLKPLYQTLPVQFNLSPVENAVAYRIAVANDQEFKNVVHEAVVKKDNPLAQFTLSDDIYYLRTLSIDGAGLEGLPSKPGKFEVRTNPLPPFIQTPEDGREFKTDRVVLEWLNVPDAVSYEVHVSKNMEFAPLFKAFKDIKSSRQTLKLAGYGDYYFMVRSIAGDNFKGLWSDVVKFTFVKPPPAPPVDEPGMDESSIRLRWQDLGPGMTYHFQMAKNPEFEKILLDKNTAQAEIRFNKPEDSGTYFVRVSALDPDGYEGEFTAPQSFKIENSFYEKAGVVFTLVLGVLIIVL; translated from the coding sequence ATGGAAAGTACATCTAAAGCGAAATCACTTCTGATCGTTCTTCTTTTCTTGATTAATCCAATACTTATATTTGCCGGGGATTCAGACCCCAAAAGTATTGTACTGACAATTGTAAAAAAAGATAATTTGGTGAATATCTGTAACGCATACCTTGAAAACCCCAACGAATGGAAATTTGTCGCCAAATTCAATGAACTTGAAAATCCCGATCTGATTTATCCCGGCCAGACCCTGAGAATTCCAGCAAAATTATTGAAAGGCATCCCAATGAAAGGAACTGTTACGTTCCTTAAAGGCCAGGTGACGGCTCTCATGCCCCGGAACGAAGACTGGGTTGAGTTAAAAAAAAGCGACATCGTTATCCAGGGGACAAAAATTCGCACGGGGAAAGACAGTGCTGCTGAAATTACATTCGAGGACGGTTCCTGTTTTTTTCTAAAGCCGGAAACCTATCTTGATATTACGACTGCCCGTAAACGAGATCCTTACTATATGATCCGGGAGCTGTTTGTTCCTGTGGGCAGAACCTTGATGAAGATTAAGAAAAGTACCGGGCAGGATTCCCGGTTTGAAATCCATACCCCGTCAGCCATATCTGCTGCCCGTGGCACCCGGTTCAGGGTCTCTGTAGACACCGACAATATCACCCGAACCGAGGTACTTGAAGGTGTGGTTGGGGTCAAAGGCCAGGGCAGAGAAGTGTTGCTCGATCAAGGTAGAGGCACGTATGTAAAAAAAGGGCATCGTCCGAATGCCCCGGCACGACTTCTTTTTCCTCCCCGTACAACGAATTTGAAACCGCTTTACCAGACCCTGCCGGTGCAGTTTAACCTATCGCCTGTTGAAAACGCCGTCGCATACCGGATTGCTGTCGCGAATGATCAGGAATTCAAAAATGTGGTCCATGAGGCTGTGGTAAAAAAAGATAACCCCCTAGCTCAATTCACGTTATCAGATGATATCTACTATCTAAGGACTCTGAGTATTGACGGTGCCGGCCTTGAAGGGCTTCCCTCAAAGCCGGGAAAATTTGAGGTCAGGACAAATCCGCTGCCGCCATTTATTCAAACGCCTGAAGACGGCCGTGAATTTAAAACCGATCGTGTGGTGCTCGAATGGTTAAACGTGCCTGACGCGGTATCATACGAGGTGCACGTGTCAAAAAATATGGAATTTGCCCCCCTTTTCAAGGCATTTAAAGATATTAAATCATCTCGACAGACCCTTAAATTGGCCGGATATGGGGACTATTATTTCATGGTCAGATCCATTGCAGGGGACAATTTCAAAGGCCTTTGGTCGGATGTCGTAAAATTTACGTTTGTAAAACCGCCCCCGGCCCCGCCTGTTGATGAGCCCGGCATGGATGAATCCTCCATTCGTCTTCGGTGGCAGGATCTTGGCCCGGGTATGACGTACCACTTTCAAATGGCAAAAAATCCGGAATTCGAAAAAATCCTCCTTGATAAAAATACGGCACAGGCCGAGATCCGTTTTAATAAGCCTGAAGACAGTGGAACATACTTTGTAAGAGTCAGCGCCCTGGACCCGGATGGGTATGAAGGCGAATTTACGGCACCGCAAAGCTTCAAGATCGAGAACTCTTTTTACGAAAAAGCGGGGGTTGTTTTTACATTGGTCTTGGGGGTATTGATTATAGTGTTGTAG
- a CDS encoding MBL fold metallo-hydrolase, whose translation MILPKENPMTSSVPCRFWILLPLFMLLFLLGCSPRDKQNFSEDAWEKAVSRTQEKDFYAPHKKDGRYFAPWMKMPDRSFLDVLGWKLFSKTNYTKEERAFLPKILPQTLQRVQKTRGDFILWIGHNTFLVRIGEQYWLTDPIFSKRALIPKRKTPPALTLKELNSLVKVPNILISHNHYDHLDRGSIKGLPKASQVFVPKGLEEMVKKMNKPHTLEMDWWEEKTLGSGIKLVCLPTQHWSMRINQGRNKSLWVAWLLITPSTTFYFGGDTGYFKGFKETRKKYPDIDYAFIATTAYHPRWFMHYQHMNIPEAVKGFRELGAKYFIPTQWGTFHLGSEPAGFPGLELKRFIQTRHLDPSLFKVMDIGEILKISP comes from the coding sequence ATGATACTTCCCAAAGAAAATCCCATGACATCTTCGGTCCCCTGTCGATTCTGGATACTACTGCCGCTTTTCATGCTCTTGTTTCTTTTAGGCTGCTCCCCCCGGGACAAACAGAATTTTTCAGAAGATGCGTGGGAAAAAGCAGTATCCCGGACCCAGGAAAAAGATTTTTATGCCCCGCATAAAAAAGATGGCCGATATTTTGCCCCCTGGATGAAAATGCCGGATAGAAGTTTTCTGGATGTCCTGGGGTGGAAGCTTTTTTCAAAAACTAATTATACAAAAGAGGAAAGGGCGTTTCTGCCCAAAATCCTGCCCCAAACCCTGCAGCGTGTTCAAAAGACCCGGGGGGATTTCATCCTCTGGATCGGGCACAATACGTTTCTTGTCCGGATTGGAGAACAATACTGGCTCACAGATCCCATCTTTTCAAAACGCGCCCTTATTCCCAAACGCAAGACACCGCCCGCCCTGACCCTCAAAGAACTCAACTCCCTGGTCAAAGTCCCCAATATTCTCATCTCCCACAACCATTACGACCATCTGGATCGTGGGTCTATAAAAGGCCTGCCAAAGGCTTCCCAGGTCTTTGTACCCAAAGGTTTGGAAGAAATGGTGAAAAAGATGAATAAACCCCATACCCTGGAGATGGACTGGTGGGAGGAAAAAACCTTAGGCTCCGGTATAAAATTGGTTTGCCTTCCCACCCAGCACTGGTCCATGCGTATCAACCAGGGCCGAAACAAAAGCCTGTGGGTGGCCTGGCTGCTGATCACGCCGTCCACCACCTTTTATTTTGGCGGAGATACCGGCTATTTTAAAGGGTTCAAAGAGACCAGGAAGAAATATCCGGACATCGACTATGCCTTCATCGCCACCACAGCCTACCATCCCAGATGGTTTATGCACTACCAGCACATGAACATCCCGGAAGCTGTCAAAGGTTTTAGGGAATTGGGGGCAAAATATTTCATCCCCACCCAGTGGGGCACCTTTCACCTGGGCAGCGAGCCTGCAGGCTTTCCGGGCCTCGAGCTTAAACGCTTTATCCAGACCCGGCACCTTGATCCATCCCTGTTTAAAGTTATGGATATCGGTGAAATTTTAAAGATCAGTCCCTAA
- a CDS encoding DUF523 and DUF1722 domain-containing protein yields MTGKTKIETTETATTKTDISKIKIGVSACLLGEKVGYDGNHSHDRYLTQTLSLFVDYVPVCPEVGCGMPIPREAVRLVGDPAAPRLETRNTHEDKTRMMTDWLPGKLAALEKENLYGFIFKSKSPSSGLYRIRVYGDDGKVQKTGTGIFAKAFCEHFPRVPVEEAGRLNDPQLRENFIEKIFALRRWRKLIEEQKNLGGLVAFHTQNKLLILSHSQAHYRQLGKLVARGKEIIAQKGPQELFDQYEILLLKALDLKTTIKKNINVLMHILGFFKKDLSPDEKHEMLSLIDQYRQGYVPLVVPLTMVNHYVRKYDKPWLKDQTYLNPHPFELKLRNYF; encoded by the coding sequence ATGACCGGCAAAACAAAGATTGAGACAACGGAAACTGCCACGACCAAAACCGATATCTCCAAAATCAAGATAGGGGTATCGGCCTGTCTTCTGGGAGAAAAGGTCGGCTATGACGGCAATCACAGCCATGACCGCTATTTAACCCAGACCCTCTCGCTTTTTGTTGATTATGTGCCCGTCTGTCCCGAAGTAGGGTGCGGTATGCCCATTCCCCGGGAGGCGGTGCGCCTGGTGGGCGATCCTGCTGCCCCGCGCCTGGAAACCCGGAATACCCACGAGGATAAAACCCGGATGATGACAGACTGGCTTCCCGGAAAATTAGCCGCCCTTGAAAAGGAAAACTTGTACGGATTTATATTTAAAAGCAAGTCCCCGTCCTCAGGCCTTTACCGGATAAGGGTCTACGGCGATGACGGCAAGGTTCAGAAAACCGGAACAGGAATTTTTGCAAAAGCGTTTTGCGAGCATTTCCCCAGGGTCCCTGTGGAAGAGGCCGGACGCCTCAATGATCCCCAATTAAGAGAAAACTTCATTGAAAAAATCTTCGCCCTCAGGCGATGGCGAAAATTAATTGAAGAGCAGAAAAATTTAGGGGGTCTTGTGGCCTTTCATACCCAAAACAAGCTGCTGATCCTTTCCCACAGCCAGGCCCATTATCGGCAGCTGGGAAAACTTGTGGCCAGGGGAAAAGAGATCATCGCACAAAAGGGACCCCAGGAACTTTTTGACCAATATGAAATCCTGCTATTAAAGGCCCTTGACCTGAAAACCACCATAAAAAAGAATATCAATGTACTCATGCATATCCTGGGCTTTTTTAAAAAGGATCTGAGTCCGGATGAAAAGCATGAGATGCTTTCCTTAATTGATCAGTACAGGCAGGGCTATGTTCCCCTAGTGGTACCGTTGACCATGGTCAACCATTATGTAAGAAAATACGACAAACCATGGCTTAAGGATCAGACCTATCTCAATCCACATCCTTTTGAACTGAAATTGCGGAATTATTTTTAA
- a CDS encoding adenylate/guanylate cyclase domain-containing protein → MSRDTDKAGGPDGKQFELVKRNYLDILAKYEHRINELSILKELIESVNSLSLADQELIWGKQLESLIRYKSLSGAALYRTETRQEQKEKFYALSFDHTTDYAGILRGAQVLETIVNEKEPLLVADLGKYDELNVIEGSMLALPLVSGDESIGALILFRNHIDGFPKNDIRFFSIVRDHFINTIAFQRFYFEKIEEERHISQLSRFFSKDVVKKILESSRPKLGGERKEACVLFADLQGFTALSEKLAPEQVVDVLNDFFRIMIPIVFQNQGTLDKLIGDCIMAVFGAPLDDKKACYHAVKTALEMFIVFNRFKDKKGGVYQHLKMTVGINFGELIVGFLGDQTHLDYTVIGDTVNAAQRLQSMAGGNEIFISQSVLDMTHKDLNTMENVKSVHDLGTMTLKGKSRQLKVYRIIPEIS, encoded by the coding sequence ATGAGTAGAGACACAGATAAAGCCGGCGGCCCGGACGGCAAGCAGTTTGAGCTGGTTAAGCGTAATTATCTTGATATCCTCGCCAAATATGAACACAGGATAAATGAACTGTCAATTCTAAAAGAATTGATCGAATCAGTGAATTCTTTGTCCCTGGCAGACCAGGAGTTGATCTGGGGCAAACAGCTGGAGAGCCTTATCCGGTATAAGAGTCTGTCGGGTGCGGCATTATACCGTACTGAAACCAGACAGGAGCAAAAAGAAAAATTTTATGCCCTAAGCTTTGATCATACCACCGATTATGCAGGCATCCTGCGCGGGGCACAGGTGCTTGAAACAATTGTTAATGAAAAAGAACCGCTCCTGGTGGCCGATCTGGGCAAGTATGATGAATTGAATGTGATAGAAGGCTCCATGTTGGCACTGCCGTTGGTATCAGGAGATGAAAGCATTGGCGCATTAATTTTGTTCAGGAATCATATTGACGGCTTTCCAAAAAACGATATCCGTTTTTTTTCAATTGTCCGTGACCATTTTATAAACACCATTGCGTTTCAGCGGTTTTATTTTGAAAAAATAGAAGAAGAAAGACATATTAGCCAATTATCCAGGTTTTTTTCAAAGGATGTTGTGAAAAAAATTTTGGAAAGCAGTCGTCCCAAGTTAGGCGGAGAGCGTAAAGAGGCCTGTGTATTATTTGCAGATCTCCAAGGGTTTACAGCATTGTCTGAGAAACTTGCACCAGAACAGGTGGTAGACGTACTCAATGATTTTTTCCGCATCATGATTCCCATTGTATTCCAGAATCAGGGTACACTGGACAAGCTTATCGGGGACTGTATTATGGCCGTGTTCGGTGCGCCCCTTGACGATAAAAAAGCCTGTTATCATGCGGTGAAGACCGCCCTGGAAATGTTCATTGTCTTTAACCGGTTCAAGGATAAAAAAGGCGGTGTATACCAGCACCTGAAAATGACGGTGGGGATTAACTTCGGTGAATTAATTGTAGGTTTCTTAGGCGATCAGACCCACCTGGATTATACGGTGATCGGTGATACGGTGAATGCTGCGCAAAGACTTCAATCAATGGCAGGCGGCAATGAAATTTTTATTTCCCAGAGTGTGTTGGACATGACACACAAAGATCTTAATACCATGGAGAACGTCAAGTCCGTTCATGATTTAGGGACCATGACCCTGAAAGGGAAAAGCCGGCAATTGAAGGTATATAGAATTATCCCGGAAATATCTTGA